In Romboutsia lituseburensis, a genomic segment contains:
- the lon gene encoding endopeptidase La: MEQNYTRVEHELPLIPLRGLAIFPYMILNFDVGREVSLRALEEAMASEEDLVFLTSQKAAEVDEPTEDDFYHVGTICKVKQMIKLPGDTVRVLVEGISRGKATEIKLEDGYFSAKIEEIVFDEENADEDIEVEAFVRNVFDAFEEYINIGNRVSPEILISLGEIDDVDRFIDTIAANIYLKPEQKQQVLEEFDVKKRLELVYTILLEEIDILKIEKKITLRVKKQMNKVQKEYYLREQLKAIQKELGEDEDINSEVEEYRLKLKKIKAPKETKEKIAKEIDKFSKVSPMSPDLSVSRTYLDNVFSLPWNNETRDKLDLEKAKQILDDEHYGLEKVKERILEYLAIRQLSKSLKGPIICLVGPPGVGKTSIAKSIANSLGRKFVRISLGGVRDEAEIRGHRRTYVGAIPGRIVNGLKEAKTKNPVFLLDEIDKMSADYKGDPSSAMLEVLDPEQNKDFVDHYIEMPFDLSKILFVTTANSLSTIPRPLLDRMEVIEVSGYIEEEKLNIAKKYLLPKQIKEHALKPDFIKMDDETIRDIINSYTREAGVRSLERTIGKICRKVAKKYVEDQSLEEIIVTKKDLDDYLGKNRYRHQLAGAKPEVGVVTGLAWTSVGGETLTVEVNALKGKGQIVLTGKLGDVMKESAQAGISYIRSIADRFNIDPEFYKTNDIHIHIPEGAVPKDGPSAGITMALAVISALTNIPVLNNVAMTGEITLRGRVLAVGGVKEKLLAAHRAGITKVLLPKECEADLEEIPENVKEKMEFVLVEHMDQVLEHALLRNGEK, translated from the coding sequence GTGGAACAGAATTATACTAGAGTAGAACATGAATTACCGTTAATTCCACTTAGAGGATTAGCGATATTCCCATATATGATATTAAATTTTGATGTAGGCAGAGAAGTATCATTAAGAGCATTAGAAGAAGCAATGGCCTCGGAAGAAGACTTAGTGTTTTTAACATCTCAAAAAGCTGCAGAGGTAGATGAACCTACAGAAGATGATTTTTATCATGTTGGGACAATCTGTAAAGTTAAACAGATGATAAAATTACCAGGGGATACTGTACGTGTATTAGTGGAAGGTATTTCTAGAGGTAAGGCGACAGAAATAAAGCTAGAAGATGGATATTTCAGTGCAAAAATCGAAGAAATAGTATTTGATGAAGAAAATGCAGATGAAGATATAGAAGTTGAAGCTTTTGTTAGAAATGTATTTGATGCATTTGAAGAGTACATAAATATTGGAAATAGGGTTTCTCCAGAGATACTTATATCATTAGGAGAGATAGATGATGTAGACCGTTTTATAGATACTATAGCAGCTAACATATATCTAAAGCCTGAACAAAAACAACAAGTTCTAGAAGAATTTGATGTTAAAAAGAGATTAGAGTTAGTTTATACAATTCTTTTAGAAGAAATAGACATATTAAAGATAGAAAAGAAAATAACTTTAAGAGTTAAGAAACAAATGAATAAAGTTCAAAAAGAATACTATCTTAGAGAACAATTAAAAGCTATTCAAAAGGAATTAGGAGAAGACGAAGATATAAATTCAGAAGTTGAAGAGTATAGATTAAAGCTTAAAAAGATCAAAGCTCCAAAAGAAACTAAAGAAAAAATCGCTAAAGAAATAGATAAATTCTCAAAAGTTTCTCCAATGTCACCTGATTTATCAGTAAGTAGAACATACTTAGATAATGTATTCTCTTTACCTTGGAATAATGAAACAAGAGATAAATTAGATTTAGAAAAAGCTAAACAAATATTAGATGATGAGCATTACGGTCTTGAGAAAGTTAAAGAAAGAATTTTAGAATATTTAGCAATAAGACAGTTATCAAAATCATTAAAAGGACCAATAATATGTTTAGTAGGACCTCCAGGTGTTGGTAAAACATCAATAGCTAAATCAATAGCAAACTCTTTAGGTAGAAAGTTTGTAAGAATATCTTTAGGTGGAGTTAGAGATGAAGCTGAAATAAGAGGACATAGAAGAACATATGTAGGAGCTATTCCAGGAAGAATAGTAAATGGATTAAAAGAAGCAAAAACTAAAAATCCAGTATTCTTACTAGATGAGATAGACAAAATGTCTGCAGATTATAAAGGTGATCCTTCTTCAGCTATGCTAGAGGTACTAGATCCAGAACAAAACAAGGATTTCGTGGATCACTATATAGAAATGCCATTTGATTTATCTAAAATACTTTTTGTAACAACTGCTAACAGTTTAAGTACTATACCAAGACCTTTATTAGATAGAATGGAAGTAATAGAAGTATCTGGTTATATAGAAGAAGAAAAATTAAATATAGCTAAAAAATACTTACTTCCAAAGCAAATAAAGGAACATGCTTTAAAACCTGACTTTATAAAAATGGATGATGAAACTATAAGAGATATAATAAACTCTTATACTAGAGAAGCAGGAGTAAGAAGCCTAGAAAGAACAATAGGAAAAATATGTAGAAAAGTTGCTAAAAAGTATGTTGAAGATCAATCATTAGAAGAAATTATAGTGACTAAAAAAGACCTAGATGATTATTTAGGAAAAAATAGATATAGACATCAATTGGCAGGAGCTAAGCCAGAAGTAGGTGTTGTAACTGGACTAGCGTGGACTTCAGTAGGAGGAGAGACATTAACGGTAGAGGTTAATGCCCTTAAAGGAAAAGGTCAGATAGTGTTAACAGGTAAGCTAGGAGATGTTATGAAAGAATCTGCACAAGCAGGTATATCATACATAAGATCAATAGCTGATAGATTTAATATAGATCCGGAATTTTATAAAACTAATGATATACACATTCACATACCTGAAGGTGCAGTTCCAAAAGATGGTCCATCAGCTGGTATAACTATGGCTTTAGCTGTTATTTCAGCATTAACTAATATACCAGTATTAAATAATGTAGCAATGACAGGTGAAATAACTTTAAGAGGTAGAGTATTAGCTGTAGGTGGAGTCAAAGAAAAATTACTAGCTGCTCATAGAGCTGGTATAACCAAAGTATTACTTCCAAAAGAATGTGAAGCTGATTTAGAAGAAATACCGGAAAATGTAAAAGAAAAAATGGAATTTGTACTTGTAGAGCATATGGATCAAGTATTAGAGCACGCATTATTAAGGAATGGTGAAAAATAA
- the yihA gene encoding ribosome biogenesis GTP-binding protein YihA/YsxC: MKIRNAEITMSAINKSQYPDEGIPEIALVGRSNVGKSSTVNTLLNRRNFARTSQTPGKTRTINFYLINQEFFFVDLPGYGYAKVAKSEKEKWGTIMERYLQDRNELCAILLLVDIRHEPTNDDVMMYQWIKHFGYNCVVIATKADKISRGQYQKHMSIIRKKLQLEKDEKILPISSLKKTGVEEIWDEIIQQYNEHGYEITVD; encoded by the coding sequence ATGAAAATAAGAAATGCAGAAATAACGATGAGTGCGATAAATAAATCGCAATATCCTGATGAAGGTATACCAGAAATAGCTTTAGTTGGTAGATCAAATGTTGGGAAATCATCAACAGTAAATACATTATTAAACAGAAGAAACTTTGCAAGAACAAGTCAGACACCAGGAAAGACTAGAACAATAAACTTCTATCTTATAAATCAAGAGTTTTTCTTTGTTGATTTACCAGGATATGGTTATGCAAAAGTTGCAAAGTCTGAAAAAGAAAAATGGGGAACTATAATGGAAAGGTATCTACAAGATAGAAATGAGCTATGTGCTATATTATTACTTGTAGATATAAGACATGAACCTACTAATGATGATGTAATGATGTATCAATGGATAAAACACTTTGGATATAATTGTGTAGTAATAGCTACTAAAGCAGATAAAATATCTAGAGGTCAATATCAAAAGCATATGAGCATAATAAGGAAAAAATTACAACTAGAAAAAGATGAAAAAATATTACCAATATCTTCTCTAAAGAAAACTGGAGTTGAAGAAATTTGGGATGAAATAATCCAACAATACAACGAACATGGATATGAAATAACAGTTGACTAA
- a CDS encoding PRK06851 family protein, translating into MEGKSRKLFPGANTANGSFNFFDNIITKNVNRIFCLKGGPGVGKSSLMKKIANEFLEKGYDIELHYCPSDPSSLDAVLIKELGVVLLDGTAPHIVDPKDPGAIDEIVNLGEYWNLENLEKNKVEIVECGKDISSSFRRAYKYLKSAEPIYYDIEEKYKDCMDFGQVNLLTEHFIYELFKNASSTGIYQKERNLFGTAITPIGHVDYADSILSEVSKVYHLSGNIGTGKTTFLKRVCDKAIKKGMEVEVYHYPLIKDKLETIIIKDLNIGITTSKLFEGTNTIDLDKYLDQYKLAKYEEEINFDKKVFDELINYGISNLKKAKAKHDVIEAHYVPNMRFDEIEALRKDIVNRILKYEK; encoded by the coding sequence ATGGAAGGAAAATCTAGAAAATTATTTCCAGGAGCAAATACAGCAAATGGATCATTTAACTTTTTTGATAACATCATAACAAAAAATGTAAATAGAATATTTTGCTTAAAAGGAGGCCCGGGAGTAGGGAAATCATCTTTAATGAAAAAAATAGCTAATGAATTTTTAGAAAAAGGATATGATATAGAATTACATTATTGTCCATCAGATCCAAGTTCATTAGATGCAGTATTAATAAAAGAATTAGGTGTTGTGTTATTAGATGGAACAGCGCCACATATTGTAGATCCTAAAGATCCGGGAGCTATAGATGAGATAGTTAATCTAGGTGAATATTGGAACCTAGAAAATCTAGAAAAAAATAAAGTAGAAATAGTAGAGTGTGGAAAAGATATAAGCAGCTCGTTTAGAAGAGCATATAAATATTTAAAATCAGCAGAGCCGATTTATTATGATATAGAAGAAAAGTATAAAGATTGCATGGATTTTGGTCAGGTAAATTTATTAACAGAGCACTTTATATATGAATTGTTTAAAAATGCAAGTAGCACAGGTATATATCAAAAAGAGAGAAACTTATTCGGAACAGCAATAACTCCAATTGGGCATGTAGATTACGCAGATAGTATTTTAAGTGAAGTATCTAAGGTATACCATCTAAGTGGAAATATCGGAACTGGAAAAACAACATTCTTAAAAAGAGTATGCGATAAAGCTATAAAAAAAGGAATGGAAGTAGAAGTATATCATTATCCTCTAATAAAAGATAAATTAGAAACTATAATTATAAAAGACTTAAATATAGGAATAACTACAAGTAAATTATTTGAGGGAACAAATACTATCGATTTAGATAAGTATCTAGATCAATATAAATTAGCTAAATATGAAGAAGAAATAAATTTTGATAAAAAGGTATTTGATGAATTAATAAACTATGGAATTTCTAATCTTAAAAAAGCAAAAGCTAAACATGATGTTATAGAGGCTCATTACGTTCCTAATATGAGATTTGATGAAATAGAAGCACTAAGAAAAGATATAGTTAATAGAATATTAAAATATGAAAAATAA
- a CDS encoding DUF881 domain-containing protein, whose product MKNKYMLIILMSIVSGAFIGIVLKDNEVNNNEYISKIKLLRKETKVMNKDIKNLEKEKDNVEDELNELKNKFADEKSVKEIGNLKKYLTYTDIKDKGIAIKIDAISADVGNIANLIDYNKILINLVNEIKINGGEFISINDQRLNQYSEIVLAGSHININSVPIVQPYEIKVIGNLEKLNKYIEKDSDYIKSIKSSYPIKVDFKVDENILMKKMNVPNKLEYIKGD is encoded by the coding sequence ATGAAAAATAAATATATGTTGATAATACTAATGAGCATCGTGTCAGGAGCATTCATTGGTATAGTTCTAAAGGATAATGAAGTTAATAATAACGAATACATAAGTAAAATTAAGCTACTAAGAAAAGAAACTAAAGTAATGAATAAAGACATAAAAAATTTAGAAAAAGAAAAAGACAATGTAGAAGACGAATTAAATGAATTAAAAAATAAATTTGCTGATGAAAAGTCTGTAAAAGAAATAGGTAATCTCAAAAAATATTTAACTTATACAGATATTAAAGACAAAGGTATAGCAATAAAAATAGATGCAATAAGTGCAGATGTAGGTAATATAGCAAATTTAATTGATTACAATAAAATATTAATAAATCTAGTAAATGAGATTAAAATAAATGGAGGTGAATTTATTTCTATAAATGATCAAAGATTAAATCAATACTCGGAAATAGTTTTAGCTGGTAGTCATATAAATATAAATTCTGTACCTATTGTACAGCCTTATGAAATAAAGGTTATTGGAAACTTAGAAAAATTAAATAAATATATAGAAAAAGATAGTGATTATATAAAAAGCATAAAAAGTAGTTATCCTATAAAAGTAGACTTTAAAGTAGATGAAAATATATTGATGAAAAAGATGAATGTTCCGAATAAATTAGAGTATATAAAGGGTGATTGA
- a CDS encoding GspE/PulE family protein — translation MIEIISKENILKSAIPIKLGVKYKLHRNKDEVTNNSVEILNKEKESDENIQIKTYSEDQTLDEGYARNIFKDILEKAVLQKASDIHIEPFEKMIIIRFRIDGELKKIKEFPINIYPYLSSIIKLEMSMDITEKRIPQDGRVDVVLNNNEIDIRASSMPTVYGEKIVLRILNRNSFLKKKEELGFSTDAVEKINNMMNKNIGIVLITGATGSGKTTTVYSLLNELRYKNKNIMTIEEPVEYKMEGINQTPVSRKNGISFESGLRSILRQDPDIIMLGEIRDLETAKMAIRAASTGHLVISTLHTNDAISSISRLIDMQIPPYLISESLIGVISQRLVKKVCSKCSEEIVKDNGIISKVAVGCENCNDGYIGRTAIYEILEIDDSIRESIKQMNGYKEIKRLAQTNNMITFEESAKRLIKDKITTIEECSIAENLILVGD, via the coding sequence GTGATTGAAATTATTAGTAAAGAAAATATTTTAAAAAGTGCAATTCCTATTAAGTTGGGAGTCAAATATAAATTACATAGAAATAAAGATGAAGTTACAAACAATAGTGTAGAAATATTAAATAAAGAAAAAGAATCTGATGAAAATATACAAATAAAAACTTATTCAGAAGATCAAACACTAGATGAAGGCTATGCAAGAAATATATTTAAAGATATTCTAGAAAAAGCAGTTTTACAAAAGGCTAGTGATATTCATATAGAACCATTTGAAAAGATGATTATTATAAGATTTAGAATAGATGGAGAGCTAAAAAAAATAAAAGAATTTCCTATAAATATATATCCATATTTATCATCTATTATAAAATTAGAGATGTCTATGGATATAACAGAAAAGAGAATTCCGCAAGATGGTAGAGTGGATGTGGTTTTAAACAATAATGAAATTGATATCAGAGCATCTAGTATGCCTACTGTGTATGGAGAAAAAATTGTACTTAGAATATTAAATAGAAATTCATTTCTAAAGAAAAAAGAGGAGTTAGGATTTTCTACAGATGCAGTAGAAAAAATTAATAATATGATGAATAAAAATATAGGAATAGTATTAATAACAGGTGCTACAGGAAGTGGCAAAACTACAACGGTATACTCGTTATTAAATGAATTGAGATATAAAAATAAAAATATAATGACGATAGAAGAACCTGTTGAGTATAAAATGGAAGGTATAAATCAAACTCCTGTAAGTAGAAAAAATGGTATTAGCTTTGAGTCTGGGTTAAGGTCTATTCTAAGGCAAGATCCAGATATTATAATGTTAGGAGAAATTAGGGACTTAGAAACTGCAAAGATGGCAATTAGGGCAGCATCTACAGGTCATTTAGTAATAAGTACACTACATACAAATGACGCTATCTCATCGATATCAAGACTTATAGATATGCAAATTCCACCGTATTTAATAAGTGAATCTCTTATAGGAGTAATTTCACAAAGATTAGTTAAAAAAGTGTGTTCAAAATGTAGTGAAGAGATTGTAAAAGATAATGGAATAATAAGTAAAGTTGCAGTAGGGTGTGAAAATTGCAATGATGGGTATATAGGTAGAACAGCTATTTATGAAATACTAGAAATAGATGATAGTATAAGAGAATCAATCAAACAAATGAATGGATATAAAGAAATAAAAAGATTAGCTCAAACTAATAATATGATTACATTTGAGGAAAGTGCTAAGAGATTAATAAAAGATAAAATAACAACTATAGAAGAGTGTTCTATAGCAGAGAATTTGATATTAGTAGGAGATTAA
- a CDS encoding type II secretion system F family protein, with protein MQSYSENIIEMKNNLKNSKKFILKKDNKIKDKELSILCRQMSILLESGCEILKILDILKKQSNKKISLKLEEVSKYIKQGSSITDSFTNTNSFSNFFISMLKAGEASGKLDVAMRNLAQYYDKEYKMKAKIRNASIYPIIVSTLAFLSFIIIMVFVIPNYEMLFEGNGIEPPLITKVLVNTSKFIRTKYIYIIFFTLAMIPTLYYISKISSKVKLDNLKFKLPVINKITKIIITTRFCKSLGLLIKSGVQIVEAIDISSRVINSNYIYEKMSTSIEYIQNGNQVAYSLNASNIFPDMFISMINIGEESGRLDDCLSTSEKFYDNELDTMLDKMMKWIEPLIMIILGIFVCIFMVAMVLPMFDSITAIQ; from the coding sequence ATGCAAAGTTACTCTGAGAATATAATAGAAATGAAAAATAATTTAAAAAATTCTAAGAAATTTATACTAAAAAAAGATAATAAAATAAAGGATAAAGAGTTAAGTATTTTATGCAGACAAATGTCTATATTATTAGAGTCTGGATGTGAAATATTAAAAATTTTAGATATATTAAAAAAACAATCAAATAAGAAAATTTCCTTGAAACTAGAAGAAGTGTCCAAATATATAAAACAAGGCAGCTCAATAACAGATTCATTCACAAACACCAACTCATTTTCAAATTTCTTTATAAGTATGCTAAAAGCAGGTGAAGCAAGTGGTAAATTAGATGTAGCTATGAGAAATTTAGCTCAATATTATGATAAAGAATATAAAATGAAAGCTAAAATAAGAAATGCATCCATATATCCAATAATAGTATCTACATTAGCTTTTTTATCGTTCATAATTATAATGGTATTTGTAATACCAAATTATGAAATGCTATTTGAAGGTAATGGAATAGAACCTCCATTGATAACGAAAGTACTAGTGAATACATCTAAATTTATAAGAACAAAATATATTTATATAATTTTTTTTACTTTAGCAATGATACCCACCTTATATTATATATCAAAAATAAGTTCTAAAGTAAAATTGGACAATCTCAAATTTAAACTTCCAGTAATTAATAAAATAACTAAAATAATTATTACAACAAGATTTTGTAAATCCTTAGGACTTTTGATAAAAAGTGGAGTACAAATTGTAGAGGCAATAGATATATCTTCTAGAGTCATAAATAGTAATTATATTTATGAAAAGATGAGTACATCTATAGAGTATATACAAAATGGTAATCAAGTCGCATATTCTTTAAATGCTTCAAACATATTTCCGGATATGTTTATATCAATGATAAATATAGGAGAGGAAAGTGGTAGATTAGATGATTGCCTAAGTACCAGTGAAAAATTTTATGATAATGAATTAGATACTATGTTAGATAAGATGATGAAATGGATAGAACCATTAATAATGATTATACTAGGAATTTTTGTATGTATATTTATGGTTGCTATGGTTTTACCTATGTTTGATTCAATAACTGCAATACAATAA